aacgtgcagactccgcacagtgtggagggatcgaacctgggaccctggttctgtgaggccacagtgctaaccactatgctaccgtgctgcccagctaccCGCATTTCTCTCGCTGGGGCTGGACAGCCAACCCCACCCAATGCCAGATCTTTTCAGTGGGGAATAGTGCGCGTGCGCAGCTCCTCCCAGTGTTGGTATATGCGCAGTGCGGGGCCGTGCTGCTTGTTTGCTGCTCTCTGCAGTCGGTAAGTTTATTTGGTGTCGGAAAGGGAGCGGTGGATGCAATGGGCGGGTGGGAAGGCTTCATAAGCACGCAGCGTCGGCCCTAAACATCGAATATGGAGGCAGCGGCCCCGTTTCTTAAAAAGTGGGTTGCCAGCTGTGGGTCTTCTCCCGATCGGAAACCCAGGTTAACGGTCGCCATCTTTACAGGAGGCAGAGTGCGACAGGGTGCATGCGCAGCCAGCCTGGCCTGGGGAACCAATCAGAGAGAGCTTGGAGAagccccacctcttcattcactctgattggttggcggACCAGCCGCCCGCTGTCAGTCATCCAGACCCGCACCATCTATTGGTCCTGATTTGAGGGGGCAATAATGAGGTTGTGAACTTTGATCTCTGGGATGGAATTAAgccctgggaggtgggcggggaggatgcaGAAACAGCCGTGATGGCCTCAAACCCCCAATCAGAAGTTGCAGCTCCCGTGGTTCCACATCCGGAGATTTCCGCTTAATGTGCGGCCATCTTGGTGAAGTAACGGCAGGTGGGTCTTAAAGGTCCCAGTGACCAAGGgagaacatttaaaaaatatatttttttattggtGTATGGTGTATTGctaaggtgtgctctgtgcactactTTGAGCTGCACCAGGCTGAGCCCGGTTCAGAAGGAGGTGGAGTTGATTCTGTGCTGCGCCTTGATccagagtgccccccccccccccatctcaatgcccatttcctccccccccctatctccatgcccatttcctccccccccccccccccatctccatgcCCATTTCCtgcccctatctccatgcccattTCCTCCCCCAGTTTCCGTCTGGTGACCAGGAGAGAACATGATTGATTCACTGGCAGCTGCAAGGTTTGTTTATACAGGCTCAAACCCGGATTGACAACTCGTAGCAGGGACCAAAGGATATCAGAGATTGGTGTGAAATCAAAGGATTGTTGTAAAACAGAAACAACAATAACTATTATTTATATAGTGCTTTCGCAGAAAGCATGCCAGTGACCTACCAGGAAAATTATAAAACAAGATGTGACATAAGGAGATTTGCAGGCTGGTGACCAAAATCTTGGGGAAATGGGTAGGCTTTCAGGAGAATCTTAAATGAGGAAAGTTGAGGTGGAAAAAGGGAATTCTAGAATTGGGACCGTAgacactgaagacatggctgccagTGGTGTTATAGGGAATGCTCAGAAGGCCAGATTTAGAGCAGTGCAGATACCTCGGGGTATGTTTGGGTTGGACGAGATTACAGAAATAGAAAGGGAtgtggccatggagggatttgtaaacaaggatgagaattttaaaatcaagactcgGAGACAAGCATATCAGGGAGCACAGGGATAAAGGGGGAATGGTACTTGCTGCGAGTAAAGAGAAGTCAGCAAACATTGGATGGTTTCTTGAATCTGAGAGATAAGACCTTGCTATCTCTAGTTGTACAAGGTATTTAAAAACATAGAAATAATCCAACACTTAATTTGTATTTCAGCACAGGGAGAGTGTGTTGTAAGGGCATTTTCACCTTTCTCGGAACAAGAGGGGAaaaaaatgttccatagaaacttgaATTGTCTGTTCAAAATTTCAAtcttgtactgacagtgatgtcattTGTTAACCTCTTTTACAGGATATTGAAACAAAGCTTCACATGAGGATTCCAGTCATCAGATTCTGCAATTCATCGTCTTTGACTGTGGATGGGGaactgggaaaagatttcaaacatcagtgtgactgggaaaGCACCCGAACacatcctcgctctctctctctctctctctttcccccccccccccccaagtgagagtATTCCACTGAACTGACAGTGGAAAGAACTTTCACCAGTTACACAGCTGGGGGAAAAAAACACATTACACAATTCCCAGCAAGGAAAAACTAAATGAGGCTTGCTCGATCacccaacctggagagacagaAGGACAcatggagaaaccttggaaatgtgcagagtgtgggaagggattcaaattccCTTCCcagttggaaactcatcgacgcactcatacaggggagaaaccatggaaatgtggagactgtgggaagacgTTCAATTACCCGTCTCGACTAAAAATCCATCGATGCagccacacaggggagaggcctttcacctgttctgtgtgtgggaagggattcagtcagtcatccaacctgctgacacaccagcttattcacagtgaggagaggccTTTCATCTGCCCTGACTGTGGAAAAAGGTTCACACAATCATCCAACCTCACTGCccaccaacgtgttcacactggggagaagccattcacctgttctgtgtgcgggaagggattcattcagtcagctACCCTGatgacccaccagcgagttcacaccgaggagaggccgttcagctgcactGATTGTGGAAAGAGATTCAGGCATTCAGGCCACCTCattgtacaccagcgaattcacactggagagagaccattcacctgctccaagtgtgggaaaggatttgctgatTCATCCggccttctgacacaccagcgaattcacacaggagagaaaccattcacctgcaccgcatgtgggaagggatttgctcactCATCCAATCtggtaacacaccagcgagttcacactggggagagaccaatcatttgcactgtgtgtggggagggattcactcagtcatcccaactgctgagacaccagcgagttcacaagtgactctagggattggattctgctgttatttatAAGATTTGCGATTCTTCTGATTTATGGGGATCACTTGTTTATAATAACCCTCCCAACAGAAACTCTCATCAGGTTTTAGAGATTTAACCACATGACAAGAAAGAACACTTAAAATGGTGAATTCAGAAAGTTTATTAAAAAGGTAACAAGTTAAAGGTAAAAAGCAAATGATCAATTAGCAGTAATTAACAGTAAGACGAGAAAGCTTAACTTTTAACAATGAACAGATTTCCTGCCGCCCTTCTCAGGCCAAGTCATGAAATAATGACTGAAAAACATTGATAACAactctcaccaccacctctccataAACATCTTTCTTCTGCCTTACTACCCATATTTTTGTacatctctctctgcctttctctctgtctctccttgccTCTCCCTCGTTGCCAAAATGGTTTTCGAGACTCCGTTTTTTATCTTACAAATAGAAAGCCCACCTTTGTGAATTGTTAGAAAATAGCCAATTGGCCTATAACTTATCAATAATGAAATAAGGATTAGCCCATTGGTTTTTAGCTAATTACATATGTTGTCTCAGCTTTAAGACAATGCTACGTATCAAACTATCTCTTATTGTGAGGTAGGCTGAGTGCTGACCAGCTGGTTAACAAAAGCTGCCTGACATTTAAAGTTGAGACCCCTTAAACAAGTCGTCCTagtcaagttttttttttaataaacattttattgaggtatttctttggcattgtaacagcaacaatataaacaatgtacataaaaatattaacatagtgcaaataccgcctccctctcccacaggtcccaccattacttaacctCCTAATCTATGCtagcctaatcccccccccccccccccgccttctgctgacaattaattctctgcgaagaagtcgatgaatgctcCTAGTCAAGGTTAACAAATCATATTATCTCTTTTTATTCTGTGACCTGTGAAATACCCAATATTCCTATTCCACTGCACTTCAGGACTTTGTATTAATAATCAAGTATTAATAATGTGTTTGTAATTATAAAAATGTTAGAAGCTTGTGTTCCAAATTACATTTCTTGCCTTTCTAACATATCTATTAATGAATTACTTATTCTTTAATTGCCTCACAATCATGGTTGTCTATTTAAATAATTTAGCTGGTTTCAAATAATACTGGTTTCATTTTCATTAAAATGGCttccatcagggcagcacggtggcacagtggttagcattgccgcctatggcgctgaagacccgggttcgaatcctggccctgggttactgtgtggagtttgcacattgtccccgtgtctgcgtgggtttcacccccacaacccaaaagatgtgcaggttaggtggattggccacgctaaattgcccttcattttttttaaaatggctTCCATCAATTTTAGCAGAAAATGCTTAAGAACATATTAATTTAAACTACAAAATGGTAGTCAGACTAGAATAGTGATTTTGAAACTATaaacagactggatgggccgaatgcttGATTTCTGTTTCCTGTATCCTTTGTAATTACACTCCTGAAGGGTCTGtgacgtggaaattataataaaaacaaattcttcgaggttcgattgaaggacatttatttgacacaaatatttgcggagagGGGAGTGGTCTGGTTGCACagccattccacagcactctgagttatacacttgaaaaccattatatttatagtgtgaaataatcaactttgaagagataaaccttgggaacatacgcaagagaaaATAATTTGAGTACacgttttgttgtccttcggaagaaaaacttattatcataataaggctgagtccaaaatattaagcagtactttgtttacgttacctgacctacttattttcattcaaaagcagtgttaaacaaTAGTCAAGCATTCCCAGCATGCTTTAGCAAGTGCCTTTCTTGTAAAATATAGCCACGCAGCTAGATAAAATAAATACCCTTAAGCGGGCAATTAATCTGCCCAAGTCCCTTCTACACTTTTATGGGCTCCATCCTtaccccaccactgatgttaatctGATTGTCCTGTAATTGCTGTGTTTCTGAACGGGTGTACATTTACAATCTGTCATTCCTTTGGCACCATGACTTTGTAAGAAGGATTGGAACATTGCAGCCAGAGCCTCTGTGTCTTCCAGGGAAGCAGTCCCTCCATGTCAGACTGGAGTGTTAGCCTAGATAATGTGCTCAGGTTGATTAATATTTCATGTTGCTATTGATGTGGATCATGAACATTTTGAATGAAaacaaattgtaaaaaaaaattgaTGTGGATCATGAGGAAACAATGGACTCTGATGATGTTATCCAATTCCTGTGTAATGATGTCATGAAAACTATCCAATCACAGCGAGCCCTAGTGGTGAAAACTGTTTTGTTCCAGATGGAGACAAATCCATTGCTCATAGATCAGCAAATTAAAGTAATGGGAAAGAAAGTGAGGCAGCACATGAACATCAGGAATAATATTATACATTATGAAGATAAACAATATCTACAGTATCTGCTCAGCCTGGTGCAATACATGTCCTAGGATATTGGAGCAGCAATGAACAGTCAGGAGAATATTGGATACAGAAGCACAACAGCATTATATTATTTCCCCATGTAATCTGTCTTAGAATTCTCTTCATCAACCAGATCATCAAGAATTCCAAGAGGAAAGTGGAGGCAGTAATTACCCAGGATGTTGTTctgaggtttaaaaaaaataaatttagagtatgcaattaattttttacaattaaagggcaattttagcctggccaatccacctaacctgcatatcttttgggttgtgagggtgaaacccacccaaacatggggagaatgtgcaaactccacatggacaataacccagagccaggaccaaactcggcgccatgaggtaacagtgctaaccactgtgtcactgtgctgccccagttcTGAGAGTTACACATCTCCCACCAGGGCGGATCACCTAGGGTGGCAATAGACCACTCAGTGTTAACTTTCTGTTGTTGCCTTTGTTCCAGATGTTGTTCAATTATAGAGGGATGGGATTGGGGACAAAAGATTTCTCGCATTCCCTGGAGGGTAATTTTTACTCTAATTTCTCGATAATTGTGGCCATTATAAGCACCGATACATCATCCTCAGTTTGATTGATGTTGTTCACAGCATAGGACTGAACATGTCCACATATGTGTCTTAAGTGGTAGGTGTCTGCATGGGTAGCTGTGTCTGGAGTGTCACCACACAATTGGAAAACATTCCACAATTTGCATCtgcaacacctcagttgtttgacttccactggcttttcaaccacagtaggcatcactctcgcctgtgatccagctatataattaccTCGGATAAATTATATACCTGAGAAAGGTAATTTTTCTATTACAACTACCACCACTTTTCACAGGActctccaaccttaccttacataatagTACACTACTCTTTTCCCCATGAatttcacatagaatcatagaatttacagtgcagaaggaggccattcggcccattgagtctgcaccagcccttggaaagagcacccgacacaagcccacacctccaccctagccccgtaacctagtaaccccacccaactgctttggacactaagggcaatttagcatggccaatccacctagcctgcagatctttggactgtgggaggaaaccggagcccccggaggaaacccacgcagacacagggagaacgtgcagactccgcacaggcagtgacctaagccgggaattgaccgtgcatctctggagctgtgaagcaacagcgctaaccactgtgctaccatactgcccaaaACATTGATTCTGTATAACCTAGATTTTCCATTTGAACAATTTCAATGAAGTAGGCAAATTACTGAACAACACTGGAAGCGGTCGGGGAAGTTAAAGCCATTGTATGTAGAAACACTTTTACTTCAACCACAATTGGTGAATTTTAGTGCTCAAAATGGATATAATAAACCTCACATTATCAAGAAGGCATCAGTGGAGAACAGTTTTAATTAATTACCACAAAGGAACAAAATGTTTTTCAACTATATTCCCAAATCTGAAAAAGTAGGAGGCGATTTGTAGAGTGCAAACCTTTcttgccaccttttctggcaatacctCCGAAGTACGTATCTCCTCATCTCTCATCATTAACGATTGACTTGCTCTGTATATCTTAAGATCTTAGTCACCTTACTTCCTCCACCTTGTAagtaaaccttaccctcacaaaAAAAATCCTTAAAAAGATCCGGCACCCgcttatccaccaacctctgaGCAGCCTGGACACTCTGCTGCACCTCTTCCACTGGAACCATGTTTCTTTCCCAATTTAATAAACCTTATCTTGATTTACTGAGTTTGTCTTCACTGTACTTTTCttgaaccaccaacactgtgacttcatgtgtccaactttattataaaatgaaaacatttaagtttaaaataacatCTTTCTTCTACTATCATAGatttcctttttaacctgaggcaaaCCCTCCTTAATATATCTAATTAGACCTCCTTTGCCTTGCCCACCTGCGGATTTCTTATTTCCCAAGTTTCTATctttcacagattgaaattgactTTGTTTTGtaaactaattcaaaatcatctgccgtTTCTGCTGCCAGTCTAGTAGTTTTACCTCTTGCtcttccacgagttctcactactgtgggaagtgaatctttaaaatcCTCCAAACTAATCACATCCCGATGagcgtcatacgtttggtctatttttaatatTCTTATCTACCTTCAAAATTATGTTGTTGAACtctttcaaattctatatatgTCTGAGCTGATTCTTTCCTTAGATTTTTAAATTATATCTGTCGGCATCTGACACTAGGTTATACGCACTTATAatcctctggtcagatcccatttggagtattgtgagccgttttgggcccctatctaaggaaggatgtgctggccttggaaagggtccagaggaggttcacatgaatgatctctggaatgaagagcttgtcatgtgaggagtggttgaggactctgggtctgtacaggtTGGAATTTAGAGGATgaagggtgatcttattgaaacttacaggatactgcgaggcctggatagagtggaagtggagaggatgtttccactagtacgaaaaactagaacaagaggacacagcctcagactgaagggacgatcttttaaaacaggaattttttcagccagaaggtggtgaatctgtggaactcattcctTTTGAAAAGCCATCTCTCTTCTGCCGTCTTTCCTTTTATTCAGACATTGCCAATCTTTTTTTTACCTCTGCCAAAGCTACTCtccttttattttatttcaaatcttCACAGCTCTATTTCTTACTGTTTGTCTTTTTCCTAAATTTCTAACTTTCATTTGTTATTGAATTCTAGCTAATTttcacttccggttgtggctacgcggaactaagtcgcacgttcggcagctcccgcttggaacggacttttggaacggaccccaacggcattttttcgacatttcccggtgtgggaagaagactgcaacattccctcgacagtgtatggcttggaccaggagcggggcgactaaaaaagtggtggtgaagccaaagagagtgtgagggatgaagagcaagatggcggcgggcgtggaccaggcagcgtggatgcagtgggcgcaggagcagcaggaggttatccagcgttgcttcagggagctcaaagcggacctgctggagccaatgaaggcttctattgataagctgctggagacccagacggctcaggggttggcgatccgcgaggtccgacaaaagatctctg
This portion of the Scyliorhinus torazame isolate Kashiwa2021f chromosome 5, sScyTor2.1, whole genome shotgun sequence genome encodes:
- the LOC140420810 gene encoding uncharacterized protein; this translates as MEKPWKCAECGKGFKFPSQLETHRRTHTGEKPWKCGDCGKTFNYPSRLKIHRCSHTGERPFTCSVCGKGFSQSSNLLTHQLIHSEERPFICPDCGKRFTQSSNLTAHQRVHTGEKPFTCSVCGKGFIQSATLMTHQRVHTEERPFSCTDCGKRFRHSGHLIVHQRIHTGERPFTCSKCGKGFADSSGLLTHQRIHTGEKPFTCTACGKGFAHSSNLVTHQRVHTGERPIICTVCGEGFTQSSQLLRHQRVHK